One region of Fragaria vesca subsp. vesca linkage group LG4, FraVesHawaii_1.0, whole genome shotgun sequence genomic DNA includes:
- the LOC101312052 gene encoding small nuclear ribonucleoprotein E-like, whose product MVGYVFRKLGFRFVFIYGRLCVQKDVRIEGRIIGFDEYMNLVLDDAEEVSIKKNTRKTLGRILLKVDNITLMMNTGK is encoded by the exons ATGGTCGGTTATGTGTTCAGAAAGCTCGGATTCAGATTTGTGTTCATTTATGGTCGGTTATGTGTTCAGAAAGACGTCAGGATTGAAGGCCGCATTATT GGATTTGATGAGTACATGAATCTGGTTCTGGATGACGCAGAAGAAGTCAGCATCAAGAAAAACACCAGGAAGACATTAG GAAGGATTCTTCTCAAAGTTGACAACATAACTCTGATGATGAACAC GGGAAAATGA
- the LOC101298305 gene encoding uncharacterized protein LOC101298305 yields MSLLCIWSLSGQFGRNVFAFMGRQGTFNFSAILSYSYLCPSMRSCRLKENWDVSLVQTWTPPPQGWLKENFDGGFDSVLGCGGVGIIIRNAQTAVIGGACFKLDHVNSLDMVEAMAGRAASEFVEEYQLMPVVFESNCLKFVKATKSQEIEDSGFGLIIEDIKQDLLVLKSSFFSHVFKESNLVAHKVAKLALLSSVSFRWEGSSLLELQGLLASSCNR; encoded by the coding sequence ATGAGTTTACTTTGCATATGGTCATTGTCTGGTCAGTTTGGAAGGAACGTATTTGCGTTTATGGGAAGGCAAGGTACATTCAATTTCTCAGCTATTCTATCATATTCGTACTTATGTCCTTCAATGAGATCTTGTAGATTAAAAGAAAACTGGGACGTGTCGCTAGTTCAAACATGGACTCCTCCACCACAAGGTTGGCTTAAAGAAAATTTTGATGGTGGTTTTGATAGTGTTTTAGGTTGTGGAGGTGTTGGTATCATAATTAGAAATGCGCAAACTGCGGTAATAGGTGGTGCTTGTTTTAAACTTGATCATGTTAATTCTCTTGATATGGTGGAAGCAATGGCAGGGAGAGCAGCTTCTGAATTTGTTGAAGAATATCAGCTAATGCCTGTGGTATTTGAATCTAATTGTTTGAAGTTTGTTAAAGCGACCAAGAGTCAAGAGATAGAGGACTCGGGTTTTGGTCTGATAATTGAGGATATTAAACAGGATCTTCTTGTTCTTAAATCTTCTTTCTTTTCTCATGTTTTTAAGGAATCCAATTTGGTGGCTCATAAAGTGGCCAAATTGGCTCTTCTTAGCAGTGTTTCTTTTCGTTGGGAAGGGTCCTCCCTTCTGGAGCTCCAAGGCCTTTTGGCCTCTTCTTGTAATCGTTAG